The DNA segment GCCATGTGGGTCGGTCCCAGCGGCGCATAGACGAGTCCGCCGCCGTTGCCGACAAGGCGCACATCGAGATTGTGCATGCACACATCCAGCGCGACCTGTTCGTAGGCGCGTCGCGTGAGAAATACCGCGAGCGTGTTCACATAGACGATGCGGCCTTCCGCCGCGAGTCCGGCCGCCATGCCGACCACATTGGCCTCGCTCACGCCTTCCATGAAGAATCGGTCCGGCATTTCCTCGCGGAAGGCGTTGAGCGTGCCCGAACCCAAATCGGAACCGATGAAGACCACGCGGGGGTCGCGTTTGGCGAATTCGTGAACCATGTCGAGGGCCGTCTTGCGCATCAGGGCTGCTCCAGCGCCTGGTACAATCGGGCGATTTCGTCTTCGGCCAGGCGGTTCTTGTGGTGCCAGCCCGCGTTTTGTTCCGCGAACGGCAACCCTTTGCCCTTGATGGTGTGGCAGATGACGGCGCCGGGGCGATCGGCCGCAAGCGGTAACCGCTGGAAGACGTCGCGCAAGGCTACCGGATCGTGTCCGTCCACTTCGGCCACGCTGAATCCGAAACTTCGCCATTTGTCTGCGAACGGTTCGAGATCCTGAACGGAAAAAGTGCTTCCATACGACTGCATTTTGTTGTAGTCCACGACGGCGGTGAGGTTGGACACGCGGTGCTTGCCCGCGGCCATGGCCGCCTCCCAGACGGATCCTTCGTCGCATTCGCCGTCGCCGAGGACAACAATCACGCGCGCGCTGGATTGGACCATGCGCGCATGGAGCGCCATGCCCAGTCCGATCGAAAGGCCGTGGCCCAGGCTGCCCGTCGAGGCTTCCACGCCGGGGATCTTGCGCGCGTCCGGATGGCCGCCCAGAATGCCGTCGAACGCGCAGAAGCGGTCCAGTTCCTCTTCGGGGAAAAAGCCTTTTTCCGCCAGCATCACATACAGGGCGAGGCATCCGTGGCCCTTGCTCAGGATGAGGCGATCGCGACCCGGCCAGTCGGGCCGTTTCGGATCGTAACGCAGGATATCGTCATACAGCACGCGCAGGATTTCGACCAGCGAAAAGGCCGATCCGACGTGGCCGCGGCGGCTGGCTTTCAGGCAGTCCACAATGCGGCGCCGCAATGCCAGCGAGCGTTCGTCCAACGGCGTTTCGCTATGGGTATCAGCCACCGTAAGGGAAATCCTTGTACGTGTCCGCGATCCGGGCATACATCTTGCGGGCCTTGTCCAATTGCCCGGCCAACAGGGTCTCTTCGTCGCGGGAATCGCCCGCGAATCGCCGCCGCGCCAGATGTTCAGGAATGAATTCGTTCAGCAAAATCGCGCACCATTTGACCGCGAAAAGACTATAGGCCATGGGAAGCCGCTTTGCAACCGAAGACCCGTGCCGAAGTTCGGCGCAAAGCCGTTTTGTGAAGATTTTCCGGTGATCATCGCTCAGCGTCATACCTGGATGAAGCAGGAAATCGGCGATTAGTTTTGCCGGGTCGTCCCAGCCGAAAAACTCGAAATCGAAGAAGACCATTTCCCCGTCCGGACGGCGAATCGCGTTGTGAAATCCAAAATCGGAAGGGCTCAGGATGCGCTCGCCGGATCCGATGGGCGAATGGGTCGAAAGGCCCTCGCGCGCCGCGCATTCCTTGATCCATTGAACGATAGCGTCGAATAACGGCGCCAAGAACCTTTCGAGAAACGCGCGAAGTTCCTGGTCCAGCGGACGGTCTTGATCCAGGCGCATTAGGCGTTGAATCCGTGCGTTGATGTTGCCGATGGCCTCATCCCACGCAAAACAGGCCTCCGCGGCGCTTGTTTTCCATGCGGGATTGCCTTGGCTCAAACGGTCCAATGCGAGGACAAATTCGACCGCGGCATCCAAGTCGTTCGGCGCGGGCGCATCGCCGGCCTGCGCGCCTTCGATGAAATCGTAAACGGCCAGATTATGCACGCGGTCGCATGCAATGGGGCGCGGGATCCGTTCGATCCCATTTGCATGCAGAAATTGCAGGGCCGAGAATTCGATTTCCAACCCGTTGCGTTCCGGCGAAACGGCGTATTCTTTTACTGCATGGACGGCGCCATCCGCGGTCCTTGCGCGAAACACGCGGCTGTTGCGTCCTGCCGCGGCGCGATCGAATGCGACGATCGGCTTGCCGATCAGGGATTCCGCCCATTTCATGCAGTCATCCATGCCAACACGACCTTGTAAAATAGTCCCGGATGGATTTCCACGAATCGAACGACAGCCAGTTTCCCCTTTGGGAGTAGGCGCCGTCCGGCGCGTAGAGGATTTTTTCGACATTCGCGGGAAAGTCCGGTTCCAAAAACGTCTCCTCGAGGTCGTCCACGAAATGCGTGCAGCCCAGCGCCCGGATGCGGGCGAGTTTGCCGGCGCGGGTTGCCTCGAAAAAGATGTGATTGCGGGACAGGCCAAGCCACCCGCGCCGTTCCAGCCACGCCCGCGCCGTTTCGCGTAGGTCCGGTCCTTCGGGCGCGGCAGCGGCGTATTGCGTTTTATGGCTTACGATAAACACCAGCGCACCGTGTTCGCGGCATGCGTCGAGGAAGGCCTTGACTCCGGCCATGAGCCTTGCGCCTTTCATGCCGGGACCGTAGATGTGCGCCTGCAACGCCTGCCATTTCATTTCGCCATCCGGCAACCGGCGTATTTGGTCGCGAATCGCGCGTTTGCCCTTTGCCGCGTTGGGTGGAATCCAGCCGCATTCGACGGCGCGGCGAAACAGAATACCGTCGTACCCGGCAATGGTGTTGTCCAAATCAACGCCGATTACGCATGGAACGGCGTCGCGGCGTACCGACGGGCCGATGGGGCATTCTGGCGTATGGCGCTTCACGAAACCTCGACGAGTTGCGTCATGGCTCTTCACCGGGAAACAGTTCTTGCAGGGTCCGGCGTTCCCGGAGGGCTTCGGTTTGTTGGCCGGCCTTCTCCAGTGCGTCAATTAGCAATCTGCGCGCGGCGGGTCTCACCGGATCGCTTACCAGCATTTTCCGGGCCAATTCGATCGCGCCCGGGGCATCGCCTTTTTCCAGAAGAAGCCGGGCATATCGGGACAACACATAATAGCCGCCCGCGTTGAACGCCAGCGCCTGCCGGTACCCTTCCGCCTCGATATCCGCGCCGTTCGCGCCCACCTGCATTTCCAATTTGGATTCTTGCCGCAGCAAACCGGCCACGTAGTCTTCGTCCACGCCCCAAAACCGGAACGCGGGCAGGAGTTCTTTCACGTGCCGGAGCAGTACCGGCGGAGTGAACGCCATGCGCCGTTCGCAATCGGATTGATCGAGTGGCGCGGACGCAGCGTGCGCCCGTGCCGGTTCGGGCAGCACGGCGGCGATGCGATCGGAAAGCGCGGCGGCCGCCGCGTGGGTCCCCGTAAACGTGAAATGAACAAAGTCCCAAAAAAGATCGTTGCCCGCCATGCCGGATTCGCCCCGTTCTGACAGGATCGCTTCCAAATCAATGAACTGCACGCGATCCGAAGGTCCGCGCGCGGCCGTTTCGGCGATAATTCGATTTTGTTCGCTGTCCGTGCGCATCGGCAGGCAATCGTAATCGCGCGCCCTGCGAAAATGTGCCACGGCTTCATCGCGCATTCCAAGGCGTAGGCAGCAGACTCCCATCCGATACTGCAACTCCGCATGTGAATCATCCAATGCGGCTGCTTGCCTATACGCTTCAATCGCTTCGGCGTATGCGCCGGTTTCCTGCCTTGCGCGGCCTTTCCGGAAATGGGCGTCCCACGGTTCGCTTTTCGATTTGTCCCAGCCGGGCGGGTGCATCGAGGCAAAGGGACGCCAGTCCCGGAGATTACTTCCAACACTGCAAAAAAATACCTTTGCCCCCGCCTTGACGCCGGCCGTGCGAATCGCGTCCAGATTGTCCCGAAAGCGGCCGCGCATGGCTTGGCACGGGGGGCTGTCCGGCCTGCAGCGGCGCAACGCCTTGAGATATTCACCGGCTTCCTGGGCGCGGGGAAGCCATGGCCGCCACAGCATGTTTCGCAGCCATTGAACGGTTCTCAGATCGCCGAGCGTCACCCAGACCCGGATGGCCGCCGGACTTGCCGCCCGATCCGATCCCCAGGCGGGGCCAAACGGTCCCGAAAATTCGTTGTTGCCCATGTAGACGATGAACAGGTCCGGTTCGAGAGCCGCGCAGGCTTCGGCGGCATATCGCATGACGTGGGAGTTCAGCGCGGGACAAGACGCGTTGTACACCTCGAACCGCAGCGAGGGAAAACGCGCGCCCAATATGACTTCCAGCATGGGGGCGAGGCCGTATGCGGCGTCGGGCGTGCAACCCAGCGCGGCGGATTCGCCGAAAATAAAGATACGGTACACATCGGCGGCCTTTTGGGCCGGCACGCGGAATCCCAGGTCGTCCAGGTTCATGATTTTTCCGACGGGCATCGTCATGAATTGTTGATAAAACGCCGGATTTGTCACATGATAGGTCTGGCCGCCGAAGGTCTTTTCCAAGAGAAACCGATTACTTTGGCCGTACCCGGAAACACGCAAAATACCCTCGAACACGCCCGCGAACACGAAGGGTAAAAGGATCAGCAGCAAAAAAACGCCCGCCCGAACGCCCCACGGGCGTTTTCGGCCCAGCGGATCGTGCAAGGATTCTTTCGTATCCAATGTGCTCACGGTGCAATTACCCTGCCCTGCGCAACCCCGGGAACTTGTGGTGAGTTTTACGCAGCCGGATGCGTCACGTCTTGAGTTTACACACTTCGCCCCTGCCCGGCAAGGGAAGATTTGCCGTTCGTGCCGGATCGGGGAAATGTTGAATAGAATAAGGGCGCCGGTTTCATCGCCGGCGCCCCTGGATTAGGCAACTGCATTCCGCCTTGGGCTATTTTCTGCGTCGCACAACGGTTGCGCCGCCCATTGCCAAGGCGCCCGCCAGAAGGCCAAGGCCCATGATGCCCAACAACGGCAGGCCGGGTTGCGAGGTCTCATTGACCGTCAACGAAGCGGTGTTGGATACAATCACGGTCGTGTTCGAATCGGAAACCTCCGCATGGTAGACGCCCGCATCCGACAATTGCAGCATATTCAGCCATAGACTCTGGTCCGTGCCGATCGTGCCGGAAACGCCTTGTTTCTTCCATGCGTAACCCAGCGGCGGGAAGCCGCCCATGGCCGATACGCTGAAGGTATACGATTCGCCCTGTGTTCGTGTGCCGCTTTGCGGCTGTGAGGTGATGGTTACCGGTTGGGCCACGTCCAGCCGTCCATGCCCGGAGGAATACGTGGCGCGCAAATCAGTCACGTCGCACCAGTATTCACCCGCGTCGGCCTCGATGACACCCGTGTTCAGGAAGATCGATGTGTTTCCGCCGACGCGCACGATGGCCTTGGCCCCATTGTCGAACCACCACTGGTAACTAAACGGCGGACGCCCGCCCGTGGTCGTTACAGAGAACCGCGCGCGATCACCAACATACCGCTTGATGTTTTGCGGGTTGGCCGTGAACGCCAGCCGCGCGCTGCCCACGAAGAGATCCACCTGTTCGGACGATGCCGAATAAGGCGTGGTGTTCGTGACATAACACCAATACTTGCCCTCGTCGCTAACCCTAGCGTCGTTGATGGTCAATTTGCGCGCCTTGGCGCCCGTGATGCGTCCGCCGTTCATCAGGGCGTTCACACCCTTGTACCACTGGTACTTGAAGGGATTGTCGGTGCCGCTGGCCATTATGACGGTGAACTCGACGGACTGGCCGATCTCGACAAATCCGCTTTCCGGCGTGACGGTCACCCGGTCAACGATCGGCGGATCGTTTACGCTTAGGAAGGCGGGATTTGTGTCCACCTCGCCCACGGAGTTGCTGACGTGACAGCGGTAATAACCCTCATCCGATTCAGCCACCACAGGGATGGTATAGGAATAGGCGAGGGCGCCCGGGATGTCCACCCAACTGGCGCCCACTTGCCGCTGCCAACGGTAACTGATTCCGTTGGGATAGTCGCTGCTGCCAGGGTCCACCACCACGGTGAAGACGACTTGGGATCCTGGATCGACGGTTTGTGATTGCGGATTGGAGACGATGGCGGGATCGCTTACGGTCAGCATGACCGGATTGGAGGGAATATATCCGTCAGCGCCTCGAACCACGCAACGGTATGTGCCCTCGTCCGGATCTTTCACCGCGTCCGTAATGCTCAACGCCGCTGTGGTCGTTCCCGAAAACTTCGCATCGTCGGACAGATTGTCCCAATTGGTTCCGTTGAACTTTTGCCACTGGAATTCCACGGTTCCGCTGCCGGCGGCCGTCAACGAGAAGATGACCCCGCTGCCTCCGGGCAAAATCACCTTGGATTCAGGCTGGACCAGGATGGCCGGATCGTTTACGGTCAATACCGCAGGATTGGACGCATTCATGCCCACATCGTTGGTTACTTCGCAGACGTAGGCGCCCTCGTCCAGATTGGTCAACGACGTGATGGTCAGCGTGTCCGTCTGCGAACCGGAAATTTCGGCGCTGTCGGAAAGCGCGTTTCCATCCTTGGTCCACCGGTAAGTGAACGGGATGGTGCCGATGACCGACACCGTAAACGTGACCGATTTGCTGTAATCGCGCGTTGTCGAAACCGGGTGCGTGGTAAAGGTTACGGGATCCTTCACGAAAAGGAGCGCGGCCGGCGATTGGGCTGTTCCGGCCGTGTTGCTTACCACGCATGAATACATGCCTTCGTCCGCTTGGGCCGCATCCAAAACGTTCAGGACCGGGGTGTCGGTTCCGCTGTACTTGCCCGGCGTGTCGGCCAGATCCGTTGCGCCTTTGCGCCAACGATAACTCAGCGTGGGCGATCCCGACGCGGTTATCGTAAATGTGACCGTCTCGCCGGGAACCACCGTCGCATCGTCCGGCGGAAGCGTAATCACCGGCGGATCGTTGACGGACAAGGTCGCCGGATTGCTTGTGACGTTTGCGTTGGATTTCGTGCCGGCGGAGTTGCTTACGAAGCAGGTATAGACGCCCTGATCGGTTTCCGCAACGCCATTGATGACATGGGTGGACAGCGTCGCATCCGGAATGTTGACCCCGTTCTTCATCCATTGATAAGCCAGCGGTTCGGCGCCCTCCGCCACAACCATGAAGGCCGCCGTGTTGTTAGGCGGGATGGGATCGCGTGTTAGACTGGCTGGATGCGAGGTAATTACCGGCGGATCGTTCACGTTCAGCGAGGCAATCGAAGACACAACACCGCCCGGCTCTGCCATGTTGGCGATTGTGCAGGTATAATCGCCCTGATCGGCCTCGCTTACGCTTGCAATGCCGTAGGTAAACACAAACAGGTTTTGCGTGCCGGATGCAACCGTCGCGGCATCACGTTTCCATGTATAGGAAAACGGTGGCGTACCCGCATTGATCGAAAGCGAAAACTCCGCCGGATCGGTCGGATCGAGAGTCTGCGAGATCGGCTGAACGGCAATCACCGGCGGATCGTTCACGGTGAGCATCGCCGCGTTGCTATCGATCGAGCCGAGCAAGCCCGCCACACGGCACACATAACTGCCCTGATCGCTTTCCGCGACGCTTGAAAGGGCGAGGGTGTCGGTGTCCGCGCCGCTGACGATTCCGCCGTTTTCGACTGGCATGCCGCCCTTGAGCCATTGGTAGGAAAGCGTGCCCGTACCGGCGGCCGTCACATGGAAAGTGGCTGCCTCGCCCGGATTTTTCGTTACGCTTTGCGGCTGGGTGAGAATGGCTGGATCGTTTACCGTCAATGTCGCCGAATCGGAGGCAATGCCCGCGTCGGTTCCGGAAATCACGCAACGGAATGTTCCTTCGTCCGCTTCCGCGCATTCCGATACTGTCAGCGAAGGTGTATCCACGCCGCTGAATTTCACGTCATTGGACAGGCCGATCCATGAAGCGCCGCTGCGTTTCTGCCATTGATACGAGATGGCGCCGGTGCCCGTTGCCGCCACGGAGAAGGTAGCATCCGTTCCGGCCAATACCTGCTGATTGGCCGGATGCGTCGTGAATACGGGATCTATTACGCCCAATGTCACGGGATTCGTTACGGGATTTGTGGTCAAGTTGCCCGCCGAATTTGAAATTTGGCATGTGTAAGATCCCTCGTCGGCATTGGCCGCGACGATTGAAAGCGAAACGGTCGAGGCTCCGGAGATATTTCCACCGTCAGACAGATCCATCCCGTCTTTCTTCCATTGATACGTCAAGGGGAGCGTTCCCGTTGCCGACACGTTGTAGACAACAGTCGTGCCATAATCCACTGTCAAAGCCGTCGGGGACGGCTGCATGGTTATGACGGGCGGATTGTTCACGGTCAGGGTCGCTGGCGTTGTTGTCGGATTCGACAGGGTCTTGTCGCCCGCCGAATTGCTAATCGAGCAAGAATAAGAACCTTCGTCGTCCTCGATGACATTGGCGATTTGCAACGTGGCCGTGTCCGCTCCGCTGATGCGCCCACCGTTGGACAATGGCGTTCCGGCCTTGCTCCATTGGTACGATAGCGGTTCGCTGCCTTCGCTTAGAACGACCGTAAACGTGGCCGTGGTGGTGGGATCGATGGTCAGGCTGATCGGTTGGACGCCTATCACCGGCGGCGCGTTGACGGTCAGAACCGCTTCCGCCGAATTCAGGCTGCCGTCCGCGCCGGTCACGACGCACCGGTAACCGCCGTCATCCGCACGAACCACATAACTGATATTCAACGTGGGTGTTGTCGCGCCGGAAATGGTTCCCCCATTGGCAAGGTCGGCCCAGACAGATCCTTCTCGTTTCTGCCACTGGTAGGCAACGGCCGTCCCTTGGGCCGAAACACTGAAATTCACGCTGTCAGTCGGATCTTTGGTGGCCGAATTGGGATTGCCCACAATTATTGGATCCTGCACCGTAAGATGTTTTGGATCGGAAGTGATGGTGGCGCCCAGCGCGGTGATTTCGCAGACATAATCGCCTTCATCCGCATTGGCGCATTGGTAAATGTTCAGGACGTCGGTGTCCACGCCCGTGTATTTTGTGCCGTTTACAAGATAATCGCCGCCCACTTTCTTCCATCGGTATTGAACACCGTTTACCGGATCCGCGCCCGTGGCCAGAGTGAGCGCAAATTCGGCGGTCGCCCCATAATTGAGCGAATTGTCGGACGGTTGTGTGGCGATAGTGGGCAATTGTCCCGCGATTACCGGGGTGCCGCTTGTTACTGTCGTCGTCCACACCCCACCGGCCGCGAGTTCGCCTTCGGCGCCCAGGGCGCCGGCAATCTTTTGGCCGGCCGCTGTTCCAACGCGGATGGCGACATTGGTCAGTGTGGTGGTTCCGCTGTTCTTGACCATCACTTGATCGTAACCGTTGAATACGGCTTTTACCGGCGTGGATTGGGTAAATGTGTAATATTGAAGACCACCATTGTCGGGAAGAAGCAGATCGAGGTCGGTCTTGTTCCAATAAGCCGGCAAACACCAGCCATGTGCGGCCGGTCCGCCCAACATCGTGGGAATGCGCGGATACGTTGAAGCCGTGGCTTGATAGGGCGAGTTGGTATTGGTCGTAAGCCATGCGTTATTGGTCGTAACGCCGCGCGTCGGTGTTTCATAGGCGGATCCGGAACCTATGACCGGGTCGTACATGGCCAACGACGTTGGATTCATGGTGGAAATAAG comes from the Candidatus Hydrogenedentota bacterium genome and includes:
- a CDS encoding phosphotransferase → MKWAESLIGKPIVAFDRAAAGRNSRVFRARTADGAVHAVKEYAVSPERNGLEIEFSALQFLHANGIERIPRPIACDRVHNLAVYDFIEGAQAGDAPAPNDLDAAVEFVLALDRLSQGNPAWKTSAAEACFAWDEAIGNINARIQRLMRLDQDRPLDQELRAFLERFLAPLFDAIVQWIKECAAREGLSTHSPIGSGERILSPSDFGFHNAIRRPDGEMVFFDFEFFGWDDPAKLIADFLLHPGMTLSDDHRKIFTKRLCAELRHGSSVAKRLPMAYSLFAVKWCAILLNEFIPEHLARRRFAGDSRDEETLLAGQLDKARKMYARIADTYKDFPYGG
- a CDS encoding transketolase; the protein is MDERSLALRRRIVDCLKASRRGHVGSAFSLVEILRVLYDDILRYDPKRPDWPGRDRLILSKGHGCLALYVMLAEKGFFPEEELDRFCAFDGILGGHPDARKIPGVEASTGSLGHGLSIGLGMALHARMVQSSARVIVVLGDGECDEGSVWEAAMAAGKHRVSNLTAVVDYNKMQSYGSTFSVQDLEPFADKWRSFGFSVAEVDGHDPVALRDVFQRLPLAADRPGAVICHTIKGKGLPFAEQNAGWHHKNRLAEDEIARLYQALEQP
- a CDS encoding tetratricopeptide repeat protein; this translates as MSTLDTKESLHDPLGRKRPWGVRAGVFLLLILLPFVFAGVFEGILRVSGYGQSNRFLLEKTFGGQTYHVTNPAFYQQFMTMPVGKIMNLDDLGFRVPAQKAADVYRIFIFGESAALGCTPDAAYGLAPMLEVILGARFPSLRFEVYNASCPALNSHVMRYAAEACAALEPDLFIVYMGNNEFSGPFGPAWGSDRAASPAAIRVWVTLGDLRTVQWLRNMLWRPWLPRAQEAGEYLKALRRCRPDSPPCQAMRGRFRDNLDAIRTAGVKAGAKVFFCSVGSNLRDWRPFASMHPPGWDKSKSEPWDAHFRKGRARQETGAYAEAIEAYRQAAALDDSHAELQYRMGVCCLRLGMRDEAVAHFRRARDYDCLPMRTDSEQNRIIAETAARGPSDRVQFIDLEAILSERGESGMAGNDLFWDFVHFTFTGTHAAAAALSDRIAAVLPEPARAHAASAPLDQSDCERRMAFTPPVLLRHVKELLPAFRFWGVDEDYVAGLLRQESKLEMQVGANGADIEAEGYRQALAFNAGGYYVLSRYARLLLEKGDAPGAIELARKMLVSDPVRPAARRLLIDALEKAGQQTEALRERRTLQELFPGEEP
- a CDS encoding immunoglobulin domain-containing protein, translated to MNTQRTENTIFHFLGGITGMIFAWGLIGLLVAGTAAADLYSSTGALGDFQPSGGDVVEINTGATPPTIKINGGAPINGEVDSDVAVFRFQNVNVPSGVTFQAIGNRPCSIVAQYDMYWNSSLNAGADDTGAAAGRFGGGAGGAGGAGGAGGAGGAGGAGGAGGLGGTGGAGGSKGTGTGNGMPGVGGSAGVVASNGQPGSQGSNGQDGGLGLKGYGGDGSGGNGGAKGNNTTTDGLGGLGGSGGTAGPANGITGQGGASGGLIGDPGTGGSVCNGNNGGNGTTPARATSADGKQGSVGGNAIYTNISALASSLSLVAGNGGGGGGGGAGGGGGGGGGGGGGGGGASGGGGGGAAVALFSYSTGGGGGGGGGGAGGGGGGAGGVGGGGGGGASGKNAGGTGINGVGADGIASSTPVTGGTTGGNGATASGGWPAVGTGGGGGAGGAGGNGGSGGIGGTGGTGASGASGGGAFILAARGLLSIGSGVVLDVSAGIPAEGGSGGTSLGGAGASGALGASGGNGGIGGSDGTTKAGDGGAGGQGGKGGNGAPGQEGGQGGRGGNSGYGTPGMIKLQGSVIIAPNATIRAANVADADPLRNGACTLISTMNPTSLAMYDPVIGSGSAYETPTRGVTTNNAWLTTNTNSPYQATASTYPRIPTMLGGPAAHGWCLPAYWNKTDLDLLLPDNGGLQYYTFTQSTPVKAVFNGYDQVMVKNSGTTTLTNVAIRVGTAAGQKIAGALGAEGELAAGGVWTTTVTSGTPVIAGQLPTIATQPSDNSLNYGATAEFALTLATGADPVNGVQYRWKKVGGDYLVNGTKYTGVDTDVLNIYQCANADEGDYVCEITALGATITSDPKHLTVQDPIIVGNPNSATKDPTDSVNFSVSAQGTAVAYQWQKREGSVWADLANGGTISGATTPTLNISYVVRADDGGYRCVVTGADGSLNSAEAVLTVNAPPVIGVQPISLTIDPTTTATFTVVLSEGSEPLSYQWSKAGTPLSNGGRISGADTATLQIANVIEDDEGSYSCSISNSAGDKTLSNPTTTPATLTVNNPPVITMQPSPTALTVDYGTTVVYNVSATGTLPLTYQWKKDGMDLSDGGNISGASTVSLSIVAANADEGSYTCQISNSAGNLTTNPVTNPVTLGVIDPVFTTHPANQQVLAGTDATFSVAATGTGAISYQWQKRSGASWIGLSNDVKFSGVDTPSLTVSECAEADEGTFRCVISGTDAGIASDSATLTVNDPAILTQPQSVTKNPGEAATFHVTAAGTGTLSYQWLKGGMPVENGGIVSGADTDTLALSSVAESDQGSYVCRVAGLLGSIDSNAAMLTVNDPPVIAVQPISQTLDPTDPAEFSLSINAGTPPFSYTWKRDAATVASGTQNLFVFTYGIASVSEADQGDYTCTIANMAEPGGVVSSIASLNVNDPPVITSHPASLTRDPIPPNNTAAFMVVAEGAEPLAYQWMKNGVNIPDATLSTHVINGVAETDQGVYTCFVSNSAGTKSNANVTSNPATLSVNDPPVITLPPDDATVVPGETVTFTITASGSPTLSYRWRKGATDLADTPGKYSGTDTPVLNVLDAAQADEGMYSCVVSNTAGTAQSPAALLFVKDPVTFTTHPVSTTRDYSKSVTFTVSVIGTIPFTYRWTKDGNALSDSAEISGSQTDTLTITSLTNLDEGAYVCEVTNDVGMNASNPAVLTVNDPAILVQPESKVILPGGSGVIFSLTAAGSGTVEFQWQKFNGTNWDNLSDDAKFSGTTTAALSITDAVKDPDEGTYRCVVRGADGYIPSNPVMLTVSDPAIVSNPQSQTVDPGSQVVFTVVVDPGSSDYPNGISYRWQRQVGASWVDIPGALAYSYTIPVVAESDEGYYRCHVSNSVGEVDTNPAFLSVNDPPIVDRVTVTPESGFVEIGQSVEFTVIMASGTDNPFKYQWYKGVNALMNGGRITGAKARKLTINDARVSDEGKYWCYVTNTTPYSASSEQVDLFVGSARLAFTANPQNIKRYVGDRARFSVTTTGGRPPFSYQWWFDNGAKAIVRVGGNTSIFLNTGVIEADAGEYWCDVTDLRATYSSGHGRLDVAQPVTITSQPQSGTRTQGESYTFSVSAMGGFPPLGYAWKKQGVSGTIGTDQSLWLNMLQLSDAGVYHAEVSDSNTTVIVSNTASLTVNETSQPGLPLLGIMGLGLLAGALAMGGATVVRRRK